The genomic interval ATTCTATCCCGATTGTTGTTTTCACGGGACAGGTGCCAACCAGCCTTATCGGTAATGATGCGTTTCAAGAGACAGACATTATTGGTGTTACGCGTAGCATTACCAAGCATAGTTTTCAGGTTCGACGCGTAGAAGATTTGACGCGGACCATTCGCGAGGCCTACCACATCGCAAAAACAGGCCGGCCAGGCCCTGTTGTCGTTGATCTCCCCAAAGACATTTTATTTGCAGAAACGCCATTCACCTACCCGGATGATGTCGAACTTCGGGGGTATTCTACGGAGTTGAAGCTGAAGATGGAGCAGCTTACCCAGGCGGCAGACATGTTGAAGGCCTCGGAAAAACCACTCCTTTATGTGGGTGGCGGTACCTTGAATGGCAATGCCACAGCAGAATTGGCCGCTTTTGCAAGGAAATTGAACGTACCGGTTACGACTACACTCCACGGCTTGAGTGCTTTCCCTGAAAATGACCCACTATCCGTAGGCATGCTGGGCATGCATGGCACCTGGTATGCCAATCAAGCTGTGCAGCATTGTGATCTCATTATGTCTGTTGGCGCTCGGTTTGACGACCGCGTGACCGGGAAACTCGATTCGTGGGCACCTCACGCAAAAGTAATCCATATCGACATTGACCCTTCTTGCATTTCGAAAAACGTGCCAGTGGATTGCCCGATCCTGGGTGATGTGAAAGACGTACTGGAAGCGATGTTGCCGATGGTAGAGCGGAAAGACACAACCGAGTGGCTGGCGCAAATTGATGTGTGGCGTGAAGAATGCCCGCTTGATTTTGAGCGTGATGGAAAGCTTCGGGCGCAAGCGGTGATCGAAGCTTTGCGCGAAAAATCTGAAGGTAACGCCGTGGTACTGTCAGATGTTGGACAGCACCAGATGTGGACGGCCCAGTACTTTTCCTACGTGCGGCCGCGGTCTCACATCACGTCTGGTGGTCTGGGTACAATGGGTTTCTGCTTGCCGGCAGCCATTGGGGCTGCATTTGGATTGCGCGGCATGGGCGAGGTGGATGTACCTGTTATATCTGTAAGTGGAGATGGCGGCTTTGTTATGAATGCACAGGAGCTCAGTGTAGCAGCTGCACACCGGTTGCCGCTCAAAATCATCGTCATCAACAACCGATTCCTCGGTATGGTGCGGCAGTGGCAAGAGCTTTTTCATGGGAACCGCTATAGCCACACAGATCTTAGCGATACCAATCCGGATTTTGTCAAGCTTGCTGAAGCAAACCACTGCGTGGGTATTGCGGCTTCAACGCCGGCAGAATTGAAAGATGCCATTGATAAAGCCTGGGCAATTAACGACCGGCCTGTGCTAATCGAGTGTCAGGTGGAAAAAGAAGAAATGGTATTCCCGATGGTGCCAGCTGGTGCTTCTACGGGAGACATGATTACAGAACGATTTTCAAACGACCATGATGTCTGATTTAGCCCCACGTTTTAAAGAGAAGAAGAGCAAACCCATGTCAGATATAACGTTGACACCCCAGCAGATATTTCGTAAAAATGCCGCCGGCGAGCCGCTCAATGACAAAGATGAGCCAGAACTGCGCCGGCACATGATCAATGTGATGCTGGAGAACTCTATTGGCGCGCTCAACCGCGTGGTCAACCTGTTCTCTGCACGTGGCTTTAGCCTGGAAAGCGTTGCTGTGGGTAAAACCGATGATCCTACGCTTTACCGTATGACGCTGGTCACCAAAGGCACCACGCGGAAAATTGAGCAGGTCCTTACCCATCTGGGTAACCTGATTGATACCGTTGAAGTGGAAGATTTGACTGACCTTGAAACCGTCGAGCGTGAGTTGTGCCTGCTCAAAGTGCGCTACACAGAAAAGAACCGCGCGCAGGTGATGGACATCATGAACATTTTCCGAGGCAAGGTCATCGACATAACCCAGGAAAGCATGAGTTTTGAACTCACGGGACCCGCAAAGAAAATCAACGCCTTTGTTGGTATGATGCAGCCTTTTGGTATCGAAGAATTGCATCGCAGTGGCCGCGTTGCCATGCGCCGGGCGCTGATTCACGGAGGCTGAGTACCTGAAATGAGCAACGCATCAAACGTTGCGATATTACCCACCCGACTGCCGTTGCGCAGTCGTAATCACAACATTTAAAAGGACAAGTAGAAATGGGAGTAAAGGTTCATTACGACGCAGACCTGGATATCATCCTCGAAAAGAAAGTAGCTGTCATCGGATATGGCAGTCAGGGGCATGCACACGCACTCAACCTGCGCGACAGCGGGGTTGATGTTGCTGTTGGCTTGCGCGATGGATCGCGTTCAGCTGAGAAAGCCCGCGAAAAGGGCCTGGATGTGAAATCAATTGCTGAAGCAGTTCAGTGGGCAGATGTGGTGATGGTGCTTATTCCCGACCAGCACCACAAGCGTACGTACGAAGCAGACATCAAGCCTCATCTCACGGCAGGCAAAGCCCTTGGCGTAGGACATGGCTTTAGCGTCCACTACGACGAAATCAAGCCGCCGGCTGATGTTGATGTCTTTATGGTGGCGCCCAAGTCTCCGGGACACCTTGTAAGGCGCGTGTACGAAGAAGGCGCTGGCGTCCCTTGCCTCGTAGCAGTTGCCCAGAATCCGTCTGGTGGCGCACTACCCCTGGCGTTGAGCTACGCAAAAGCAATTGGCGGCGCAAATGCTGGTGTCATTGAAACCACGTTCAAAGACGAAACGGAAACGGACCTCTTTGGCGAGCAGGCTGTGTTGTGTGGTGGATCTGAAATGCTCATCCGCGCTGGTTTTGAGACGCTGACAGAAGCGGGCTACCCACCTGAGTTGGCGTATTTCGAAGTGCTGCATGAGCTCAAGCTGATTGTCGACCTGTATTACGAAGGTGGACTCGCCTATATGAACTACTCGATCAGTGATACAGCTGAGTACGGTAATTATTCGCGCGGCCCTCGCCTGATTACGGATGCTGTGCGGACAGAAATGAAAGCGATCTTGTCTGAGATTCAGTCCGGGCAATTTGCGCGTGAGTGGATTGCAGAATGTGACGCCGGCTGGCCGAACTTCGATGACATGAAACGTGATTCTCGCGAACATCCTATTGAAAAAGTCGGCAAGAAATTGCGCGGTATGATGAGTTGGCTTCGCCCAAACAAAAAAGCCGACACCGCAGACTCTCCTGTTAGCGCCTAGGTTGAAGACTGATGACTGAGCAGATGAAAACATTCCGCATTGTAACATTGCCAGGCGATGGCATTGGGCCCGAAGTTGTTGCTGAAACCCTGCGTGTTTTGCGTGCAGTCGGCGAGGCAACCGGGTTTGGGCTGGAAGTATCAGAGCATCTCATCGGTGGTGCTGCCCTTGATGCCACGGATGACCCGTTTCCTGCAGTGACCGCTGAGGCTTGTCTGGCTGCTGATGCAGTACTGATGGGCGCTGTTGGCGGCCCAAAGTGGGATCACTTTACAGGCAGTAAGCGCCCAGAGAGTGGGTTGCTGGCCCTGCGCAAAACACTCGGCACGTTTGCCAACTTGCGTCCGGTCTCCGTACCTGCTGCACTGGCTGCTTCCTCGCCATTACGCGAAGAGCGGGTGACCGGTACAGATATGTTGATTGTTCGGGAGTTGACGGGCGGCATCTACTTTGGCGAGCCAAGAGGCCGGCATGCAGCCGAAGCAGGACGCTGGGCTGAAAACACGATGGTGTATGACGAGCAGGAAATTGCGAGGATCGCACACGTCGCATTCACCTGGGCGCGTCGCCGGCGCAACAAAGTCACGCTGGTGGACAAAGCCAACGTACTCGTTGTATCGCAACTGTGGCGCGAAGTTGTTGCCGAGGTACACGAGGCATCATACGCTGACGTTGAATACGATTTGCTGTACGTAGACAATGCTGCGATGCAGGTGGTAATCAATCCGAGACAGTTTGATGTGGTTGTTACGTCCAACCTGTTTGGTGATATCCTGTCAGATTTAGCTGCAACGCTGCCGGGTTCGCTTGGCATGCTGCCTTCTGCCAGTGTTGGTGGGAAAGTCGGTTTGTTCGAACCTGTCCATGGCAGTGCGCCCGATATTGTTGGGGAAGGAAAAGCCAATCCGCTTGCTACGATGCTTAGTGGCGTAATGATGCTCGAAGAACTGGGTGAGCAGGCAGCTGCTGAGGCCATTCGGGCAGGCATCGACGACGTGCTGGAAGACAACTGTCGGACACGTGATATGTGGCAAGAGGGACAACAACTTGTCACTACCCGGGAAATGGGTCAACGGGTAATTGAAAAGGTAACACAACGTCTCGCGCGCGTCCCCGCCTGATATTTTTGAATCTGCATGCACTAGCGACAAATACATGAGCAATCAAGTATACATATTCGACACGACCTTGCGGGATGGCGAGCAGGCACCAGGTGCCTCGATGTCACTCTCTGAGAAAATTAAAATCGCGCACCAGCTTGCAAAGCTGAATGTCGATATCATCGAAGCAGGCTTCCCGATTTCCTCCCCGCAAGACGCTGAGTCTGTCAGGCAGATTGCTGCCGAGGTCTCAGGTCCGGTAATTTGTGCGCTTGCTCGTGCAACTGATGCAGATATTCATGCTGCGGGAAAGTCGCTCGTGCCGGGTAAAAACACGCGCATCCACACATTTATTGCAACAAGCGATATCCACCTCGATGCCAAGTTCAGCAGCCCTCGATTTGGCAGTACGATGGCGGAGCGTCGCAATACGGTTGTGAAAATGGCAGTGGACGCCATCACGTTGGCGCGGACCTACACCGACAATGTTGAATTCAGCGCTGAAGACGCTGGGCGTACCGACATCGCTTACCTCTGTGACATGGTTCAGGCCTGTATCGAAGCCGGCGCAACCACCATCAACCTACCGGATACGACAGGCTATTGTACACCCAGCGAATATGCCTCCATTTTCAAACAGGTGATCGAACGGCTCAAGCCGGCAGATGACATCATCTTTTCAACCCATTGCCATGATGATCTGGGGATGGCAGTAGCCAACTCACTGTCTGGTGTTTTGGCTGGCGCGCGGCAGATTGAATGCACAATCAATGGTATCGGAGAGCGTGCCGGCAATGCTTCACTGGAAGAGGTTGTGATGGCGATGAATGTGCGCGCAGAGCGGTTTGGTGTGCATACAAACATCAACACACGCGCCCTTATGGAGTCGAGCAATATGGTGCAGATTGCATCCGGATTTGCGGTGCCGCCCAACAAGGCCATTGTGGGCAAAAATGCGTTCAGCCACGAAGCTGGTATCCACCAGCATGGCGTGTTGAAGAGCCGCGAAACGTATGAAATCATGCGGGCAGAAGACGTGGGACAAGATGCCGAGCAGATTCGACTTGGGCGACACTCCGGCCGGCATGGATTCCTGAGCCGGCTCGAAAAAATGGGCCTCGAAGTGCCTGAAGAATCGCGCGATGAACTGTATACCCGTTTCCTCGCACTGGCTGATCAAAAGAAAGAAATTTTCGAGGCAGACCTGTATGACCTGTACCACGAAAAAAACTCCTTAAATAAACCCGATTATGTCCTCGAGAAAATGGAGGTCCGTGTTGATACGGGCACCGCAGCACGCGCTTCGGTCACCATTTTCCATACCCGGATGAAAGCGTTCCACACAGAAACAGCAACCGGAGATGGCCCGGTCGAGGCGCTGTACCGGGCAATTAATCACGCTGTTGGTACCGCGCACGAA from Bacteroidota bacterium carries:
- the ilvC gene encoding ketol-acid reductoisomerase, encoding MGVKVHYDADLDIILEKKVAVIGYGSQGHAHALNLRDSGVDVAVGLRDGSRSAEKAREKGLDVKSIAEAVQWADVVMVLIPDQHHKRTYEADIKPHLTAGKALGVGHGFSVHYDEIKPPADVDVFMVAPKSPGHLVRRVYEEGAGVPCLVAVAQNPSGGALPLALSYAKAIGGANAGVIETTFKDETETDLFGEQAVLCGGSEMLIRAGFETLTEAGYPPELAYFEVLHELKLIVDLYYEGGLAYMNYSISDTAEYGNYSRGPRLITDAVRTEMKAILSEIQSGQFAREWIAECDAGWPNFDDMKRDSREHPIEKVGKKLRGMMSWLRPNKKADTADSPVSA
- the ilvB gene encoding biosynthetic-type acetolactate synthase large subunit; the encoded protein is MTGAEIFVRALDAQGVEYVFGHPGGAVIKIYDEIARVNPRFKHILVRHEQGGTHMAEGYAKATGKVGTVLVTSGPGATNTVTGIADAYMDSIPIVVFTGQVPTSLIGNDAFQETDIIGVTRSITKHSFQVRRVEDLTRTIREAYHIAKTGRPGPVVVDLPKDILFAETPFTYPDDVELRGYSTELKLKMEQLTQAADMLKASEKPLLYVGGGTLNGNATAELAAFARKLNVPVTTTLHGLSAFPENDPLSVGMLGMHGTWYANQAVQHCDLIMSVGARFDDRVTGKLDSWAPHAKVIHIDIDPSCISKNVPVDCPILGDVKDVLEAMLPMVERKDTTEWLAQIDVWREECPLDFERDGKLRAQAVIEALREKSEGNAVVLSDVGQHQMWTAQYFSYVRPRSHITSGGLGTMGFCLPAAIGAAFGLRGMGEVDVPVISVSGDGGFVMNAQELSVAAAHRLPLKIIVINNRFLGMVRQWQELFHGNRYSHTDLSDTNPDFVKLAEANHCVGIAASTPAELKDAIDKAWAINDRPVLIECQVEKEEMVFPMVPAGASTGDMITERFSNDHDV
- the leuB gene encoding 3-isopropylmalate dehydrogenase, whose product is MKTFRIVTLPGDGIGPEVVAETLRVLRAVGEATGFGLEVSEHLIGGAALDATDDPFPAVTAEACLAADAVLMGAVGGPKWDHFTGSKRPESGLLALRKTLGTFANLRPVSVPAALAASSPLREERVTGTDMLIVRELTGGIYFGEPRGRHAAEAGRWAENTMVYDEQEIARIAHVAFTWARRRRNKVTLVDKANVLVVSQLWREVVAEVHEASYADVEYDLLYVDNAAMQVVINPRQFDVVVTSNLFGDILSDLAATLPGSLGMLPSASVGGKVGLFEPVHGSAPDIVGEGKANPLATMLSGVMMLEELGEQAAAEAIRAGIDDVLEDNCRTRDMWQEGQQLVTTREMGQRVIEKVTQRLARVPA
- the ilvN gene encoding acetolactate synthase small subunit — its product is MMSDLAPRFKEKKSKPMSDITLTPQQIFRKNAAGEPLNDKDEPELRRHMINVMLENSIGALNRVVNLFSARGFSLESVAVGKTDDPTLYRMTLVTKGTTRKIEQVLTHLGNLIDTVEVEDLTDLETVERELCLLKVRYTEKNRAQVMDIMNIFRGKVIDITQESMSFELTGPAKKINAFVGMMQPFGIEELHRSGRVAMRRALIHGG
- a CDS encoding 2-isopropylmalate synthase, yielding MSNQVYIFDTTLRDGEQAPGASMSLSEKIKIAHQLAKLNVDIIEAGFPISSPQDAESVRQIAAEVSGPVICALARATDADIHAAGKSLVPGKNTRIHTFIATSDIHLDAKFSSPRFGSTMAERRNTVVKMAVDAITLARTYTDNVEFSAEDAGRTDIAYLCDMVQACIEAGATTINLPDTTGYCTPSEYASIFKQVIERLKPADDIIFSTHCHDDLGMAVANSLSGVLAGARQIECTINGIGERAGNASLEEVVMAMNVRAERFGVHTNINTRALMESSNMVQIASGFAVPPNKAIVGKNAFSHEAGIHQHGVLKSRETYEIMRAEDVGQDAEQIRLGRHSGRHGFLSRLEKMGLEVPEESRDELYTRFLALADQKKEIFEADLYDLYHEKNSLNKPDYVLEKMEVRVDTGTAARASVTIFHTRMKAFHTETATGDGPVEALYRAINHAVGTAHELISYSIQSITEGADAVGEVRVFTGTDNQQFSGEAKSTDVLKASAEAYLASLNKLVAGKRDEANQNFIAGGIIDSFDRIQ